A section of the Oncorhynchus nerka isolate Pitt River linkage group LG3, Oner_Uvic_2.0, whole genome shotgun sequence genome encodes:
- the LOC115114465 gene encoding melanocortin-2 receptor accessory protein 2A-like, producing MSEFNHSNLSGGNAPDPDYKWTYEYYDDDEPVSFEGLKAHRYSIVIGFWVGLAVFVIFMFFVLTLLTKTGAPHPEGAEPCKKRVRLTSCVEDLRSPADPDNRPCLQLDSSLSRSLFHCYINEEQAQGVSRPGAGAGAVGAPRGGLVQGPGRGRSGSPEEGVVVGMEVGVSCALQGAAMSGGIRTDHREAMSLSHFNIPNVVNSEHSSTLGVDDLLLGEPPIIMEGECHRPHSAHHMVD from the exons ATGTCTGAGTTTAACCACTCAAATCTATCAGGCGGAAACGCTCCGGACCCGGACTACAAGTGGACGTATGAATATTACGACGATGATGAGCCTGTTTCGTTCGAGGGACTGAAAGCGCACCGAT ACTCCATCGTGATAGGCTTctgggtgggcctggctgtcTTTGTCATCTTCATGTTCTTTGTCCTGACGCTTCTCACCAAGACCGGAGCTCCACATCCCGA AGGAGCTGAGCCCTGTAAGAAGCGTGTTCGTCTGACCAGCTGTGTGGAGGACCTCCGCTCCCCTGCAGACCCTGACAACCGGCCATGCCTACAACTGGACTCCTCTCTCAGCCGCTCCCTCTTCCACTGCTACATCAATGAGGAACAGGCCCAGGGGGTGTCCAGGCCTGGAGCTGGGGCAGGAGCTGTGGGAGCACCCAGAGGAGGTCTGGTCCAGGGGCCGGGGCGAGGCAGGTCAGGCAGCCCAGAGGAGggggtagtggtggggatggaagtaGGTGTCAGCTGTGCCCTGCAAGGGGCTGCCATGTCGGGGGGGATCCGGACTGACCACAGAGAGGCAATGTCCCTGTCCCACTTCAACATCCCTAACGTTGTGAACTCCGAGCACAGCTCCACCCTGGGGGTGGACGATCTGCTGCTGGGGGAGCCGCCAATCATCATGGAGGGGGAGTGTCATCGGCCCCACAGCGCACATCACATGGTGGACTAA